One Dunckerocampus dactyliophorus isolate RoL2022-P2 chromosome 18, RoL_Ddac_1.1, whole genome shotgun sequence genomic region harbors:
- the LOC129170723 gene encoding ectonucleotide pyrophosphatase/phosphodiesterase family member 7-like isoform X1 yields the protein MLWTAGLCLLWGASCTLGAPVSEPRQKVLLVSFDGFRWDYDRDVDTPNLDRMVEDGVKAQYVTPPYLTITSPTHFTLLTGRYIENHGVIHNMWFNTTSTEKKPYYQTQFVNDWWDNGTLPIWITAQKQGLKAGSLHFPGTASSYQGQVAMMREVEPLLYNYKNETAWRENADKVMGWFRDQDLDFVSLYFGEPDGTGHRYGPDSPQRRDMVKQVDRTVGYIRRSVEEHGLSERLNIIITSDHGMTTVYRNGLVEEIKLSKIPGFSFRDVSFHLVDFGPSGMLLPKPGKLEKVYKALKGAHPHLHVYKKEEMPERLHFAKNDRILPIILLADAGYVINGYFPVQFNKGEHGFDNQEMDMKPFFRAVGPAFHKNLQVGPFETVHIYSLMCHILGIQPEGNDGHLDATKHMLVTSARVQDEGEGVNFLQNGVIGMAATAGFLLIVFVVITTHKLVSNGRHKRSDTFTHPPENTKQSSF from the exons ATGCTGTGGACCGCTGGTCTCTGCCTCCTCTGGGGGGCCTCGTGCACACTAGGGGCCCCCGTGAGCGAGCCGAGGCAGAAGGTGCTGCTGGTCTCCTTCGACGGTTTCCGATGGGATTACGACCGCGATGTGGACACGCCAAACTTGGACAGAATGGTTGAGGATGGAGTCAAGGCCCAGTACGTCACGCCCCCCTACCTGACCATCACCAGCCCCACACACTTCACCCTCCTGACAG GCCGCTACATCGAGAACCACGGCGTGATCCACAACATGTGGTTCAACACCACCAGCACGGAGAAGAAACCCTACTATCAGACTCAGTTTGTCAACGACTGGTGGGACAACGGCACTCTGCCCATCTGGATCACAGCTCAGAAACAG GGTCTGAAGGCTGGTTCTCTTCACTTCCCTGGCACCGCCTCCAGCTACCAGGGACAGGTTGCCATGATGCGCgaagtagagccgctgctctaCAACTACAAAAACGAGACGGCTTGGCGAGAGAACGCCGACAAGGTGATGGGCTGGTTCCGAGACCAGGATCTGGACTTTGTGTCCCTGTACTTTGGCGAGCCGGACGGCACGGGCCACAGGTACGGGCCTGACTCTCCACAGCGACGAGACATGGTCAAGCAAGTGGATCGGACCGTGGGATACATCCGGCGCTCGGTTGAAGAACACGGTTTGAGCGAGCGCTTGAACATCATCATCACGTCCGACCACGGCATGACCACGGTCTACCGCAACGGTTTGGTGGAGGAGATCAAACTCTCCAAGATTCCGGGCTTCTCCTTCCGGGATGTGTCCTTCCACCTGGTAGATTTCGGGCCCTCTGGGATGCTTCTACCAAAGCCGGGCAAGCTGGAGAAGGTTTACAAAGCCCTAAAGGGGGCGCACCCTCACCTCCATGTCTACAAGAAGGAGGAGATGCCAGAACGCCTCCACTTTGCCAAGAACGATCGCATCCTGCCCATCATTTTGTTGGCGGACGCTGGCTATGTGATCAACGGG TACTTCCCTGTCCAGTTCAACAAGGGCGAGCACGGCTTTGACAACCAAGAGATGGACATGAAGCCCTTCTTCAGGGCGGTGGGACCTGCTTTCCACAAGAACCTGCAGGTGGGGCCTTTTGAAACGGTCCACATCTACTCGCTGATGTGTCACATCCTGGGCATCCAGCCCGAGGGCAACGACGGACACCTGGACGCCACCAAGCACATGCTGGTGACCAGCGCCAGGGTGCAGGATG AAGGTGAGGGTGTAAATTTCTTACAGAACGGCGTCATTGGAATGGCTGCAACGGCTGGATTTCTGCTCATCGTCTTTGTTGTGATAACAACACACAAATTAGTCAGCAACGGACGACATAAAAG ATCAGATACTTTCACACATCCTCCAGAGAACACCAAACAATCttcattttaa
- the LOC129170723 gene encoding ectonucleotide pyrophosphatase/phosphodiesterase family member 7-like isoform X2: MLWTAGLCLLWGASCTLGAPVSEPRQKVLLVSFDGFRWDYDRDVDTPNLDRMVEDGVKAQYVTPPYLTITSPTHFTLLTGRYIENHGVIHNMWFNTTSTEKKPYYQTQFVNDWWDNGTLPIWITAQKQGLKAGSLHFPGTASSYQGQVAMMREVEPLLYNYKNETAWRENADKVMGWFRDQDLDFVSLYFGEPDGTGHRYGPDSPQRRDMVKQVDRTVGYIRRSVEEHGLSERLNIIITSDHGMTTVYRNGLVEEIKLSKIPGFSFRDVSFHLVDFGPSGMLLPKPGKLEKVYKALKGAHPHLHVYKKEEMPERLHFAKNDRILPIILLADAGYVINGYFPVQFNKGEHGFDNQEMDMKPFFRAVGPAFHKNLQVGPFETVHIYSLMCHILGIQPEGNDGHLDATKHMLVTSARVQDGEGVNFLQNGVIGMAATAGFLLIVFVVITTHKLVSNGRHKRSDTFTHPPENTKQSSF, translated from the exons ATGCTGTGGACCGCTGGTCTCTGCCTCCTCTGGGGGGCCTCGTGCACACTAGGGGCCCCCGTGAGCGAGCCGAGGCAGAAGGTGCTGCTGGTCTCCTTCGACGGTTTCCGATGGGATTACGACCGCGATGTGGACACGCCAAACTTGGACAGAATGGTTGAGGATGGAGTCAAGGCCCAGTACGTCACGCCCCCCTACCTGACCATCACCAGCCCCACACACTTCACCCTCCTGACAG GCCGCTACATCGAGAACCACGGCGTGATCCACAACATGTGGTTCAACACCACCAGCACGGAGAAGAAACCCTACTATCAGACTCAGTTTGTCAACGACTGGTGGGACAACGGCACTCTGCCCATCTGGATCACAGCTCAGAAACAG GGTCTGAAGGCTGGTTCTCTTCACTTCCCTGGCACCGCCTCCAGCTACCAGGGACAGGTTGCCATGATGCGCgaagtagagccgctgctctaCAACTACAAAAACGAGACGGCTTGGCGAGAGAACGCCGACAAGGTGATGGGCTGGTTCCGAGACCAGGATCTGGACTTTGTGTCCCTGTACTTTGGCGAGCCGGACGGCACGGGCCACAGGTACGGGCCTGACTCTCCACAGCGACGAGACATGGTCAAGCAAGTGGATCGGACCGTGGGATACATCCGGCGCTCGGTTGAAGAACACGGTTTGAGCGAGCGCTTGAACATCATCATCACGTCCGACCACGGCATGACCACGGTCTACCGCAACGGTTTGGTGGAGGAGATCAAACTCTCCAAGATTCCGGGCTTCTCCTTCCGGGATGTGTCCTTCCACCTGGTAGATTTCGGGCCCTCTGGGATGCTTCTACCAAAGCCGGGCAAGCTGGAGAAGGTTTACAAAGCCCTAAAGGGGGCGCACCCTCACCTCCATGTCTACAAGAAGGAGGAGATGCCAGAACGCCTCCACTTTGCCAAGAACGATCGCATCCTGCCCATCATTTTGTTGGCGGACGCTGGCTATGTGATCAACGGG TACTTCCCTGTCCAGTTCAACAAGGGCGAGCACGGCTTTGACAACCAAGAGATGGACATGAAGCCCTTCTTCAGGGCGGTGGGACCTGCTTTCCACAAGAACCTGCAGGTGGGGCCTTTTGAAACGGTCCACATCTACTCGCTGATGTGTCACATCCTGGGCATCCAGCCCGAGGGCAACGACGGACACCTGGACGCCACCAAGCACATGCTGGTGACCAGCGCCAGGGTGCAGGATG GTGAGGGTGTAAATTTCTTACAGAACGGCGTCATTGGAATGGCTGCAACGGCTGGATTTCTGCTCATCGTCTTTGTTGTGATAACAACACACAAATTAGTCAGCAACGGACGACATAAAAG ATCAGATACTTTCACACATCCTCCAGAGAACACCAAACAATCttcattttaa
- the LOC129170728 gene encoding noggin-like — MDQNPHFAAMCVLVLSLGLLVDRGGCQHYYLLRPIPSDSLPLVDLKEDPDPVLDPRERDLNETELRSLLGDFDSRFLSISPPSEDKFPGNDELEDVELQKPGGVLPKEIRALDFDEQFGKKHKPSKKLKRRLQQWLWAYTFCPVVYTWTDLGNRFWPRFVRVGGCLSKRSCSVPEGMVCKPATSTHLSLLRWRCLHRKAGLKCAWIPVHYPIITDCKCACAS; from the coding sequence ATGGATCAGAATCCGCACTTCGCGGCCATGTGTGTGCTGGTGCTGTCCCTCGGACTGCTGGTGGACAGGGGGGGCTGTCAGCACTACTACCTCCTCCGGCCCATCCCCAGTGACAGTCTCCCGCTCGTGGACTTAAAGGAGGACCCGGACCCCGTACTCGACCCCAGGGAGCGGGACCTTAACGAGACCGAGCTCAGGAGCCTCCTGGGAGACTTTGACAGCCGCTTTTTGTCCATCTCGCCGCCCAGCGAGGATAAATTCCCCGGAAACGACGAGCTGGAGGACGTGGAGCTCCAAAAGCCCGGCGGGGTTTTGCCCAAGGAGATCCGGGCTCTGGACTTCGACGAGCAGTTCGGCAAGAAGCACAAACCCAGTAAGAAACTGAAGCGGCGCCTGCAGCAGTGGCTGTGGGCCTACACCTTCTGCCCGGTGGTCTACACCTGGACCGACCTGGGCAACAGGTTCTGGCCGCGCTTCGTGCGTGTGGGCGGCTGCCTCAGCAAACGCTCGTGCTCGGTTCCGGAGGGCATGGTGTGCAAGCCCGCCACCTCCACCCACCTGAGCCTGCTCAGGTGGAGGTGTTTGCATAGGAAGGCGGGGCTAAAGTGCGCGTGGATCCCCGTGCACTACCCAATCATCACGGACTGCAAATGCGCGTGCGCAAGCTAA
- the cbx2 gene encoding chromobox protein homolog 2 has product MEELSAVGEQVFDAECILNKRLRKGKLEFLVKWRGWSSKHNSWEPQENILDPRLLAAFNKKEQEKELLMRKRGKRPRGRPRKIPENIPEAVKSNSSSSGSSSSSSDSSSSGSSSSSSSSEDDDDDDADEDSHIKQANIRDLHPVPQKKAQIVVAKQEPPKKRGRKPLSPEVKEFRQGKVPQKMTKDCDLPGSIKKPVHLASFTFMGFNRGSSVGGQNRGSLGQGGDSRNSLSSVASSRSVPPSPIPLNKSSPSRNVAEGKLSVSSLDSCKSRGVAALNLNTSRHHVPGSPQHTLNPTSGQKAHVLQRIANAKAMASQQSNNLHPLNLHNKVMHTSESPGNGPGTASALRNAASPARKTALNQNQEYKTPQSAATPGGPCKNQSAVEKEAQTSRSKVEKGGVHKSDASKDGKKAKTSEMSTGEDESGSDSDQDSSDVGQDGLAVVQNQDWKPTRSLIEHVFVTDVTANLVTVTVKESPTSVGFFSIRNY; this is encoded by the exons ATGGAGGAGCTGAGCGCGGTTGGAGAGCAGGTTTTTGACGCCGAATGCATCCTCAACAAGCGACTCAGGAAG GGAAAGTTGGAGTTTCTGGTCAAGTGGAGAGGATGGTCGTCCAA ACATAACAGTTGGGAGCCGCAAGAAAACATCCTGGATCCCAGACTGCTGGCGGCCTTCAACAAGAA AGAACAAGAGAAGGAGCTCCTGATGCGCAAGCGAGGGAAAAGGCCGAGAGGACGACCACGGAAAATTCCG GAGAACATTCCTGAAGCTGTCAAGTCCAACAGCTCCTCCTCAGGCTCATCGTCCTCATCCTCAGATTCCTCTTCTTCCggttcctcttcttcctcatcctcctcagaagatgatgatgacgacgatgcAGACGAGGACAGCCACATCAAGCAGGCAAACATCCGAGACCTCCACCCCGTCCCTCAGAAGAAAGCGCAGATTGTCGTAGCCAAACAGGAGCCCCCCAAGAAACGAGGTCGTAAACCTCTCTCTCCGGAAGTGAAGGAATTCCGACAAGGAAAAGTCCCTCAGAAGATGACCAAAGATTGTGATCTTCCAGGATCTATCAAGAAGCCTGTTCACCTCGCCAGCTTCACCTTCATGGGCTTCAACAGGGGATCATCCGTGGGTGGTCAGAACCGCGGGTCTCTGGGCCAGGGAGGGGACTCCAGAAACTCTTTGAGCTCTGTGGCTTCCAGTAGATCCGTCCCACCTTCCCCCATCCCTCTGAACAAATCCAGCCCAAGCAGGAATGTCGCTGAGGGGAAACTGTCCGTCTCCAGTCTGGACTCGTGCAAATCAAGAGGAGTAGCGGCTTTGAACTTGAACACATCCAGGCATCACGTCCCAGGATCCCCTCAGCACACCCTGAACCCCACCAGCGGGCAAAAGGCTCACGTGTTGCAGAGAATAGCCAACGCTAAGGCCATGGCCTCCCAGCAGTCAAATAATCTTCATCCGCTGAACCTCCACAACAAAGTCATGCACACCAGTGAATCACCTGGAAATGGTCCCGGGACTGCTTCAGCTCTGAGAAATGCAGCAAGCCCTGCACGCAAAACTGCTCTCAACCAGAACCAGGAGTACAAGACCCCTCAGAGTGCAGCTACCCCGGGGGGACCCTGTAAGAACCAGTCTGCCGTTGAAAAGGAGGCCCAGACCTCCAGAAGTAAAGTGGAGAAAGGTGGAGTCCATAAGTCTGACGCTTCCAAAGACGGAAAGAAAGCCAAGACGAGCGAGATGAGCACGGGGGAGGACGAGAGCGGCTCAGATTCTGATCAGGACTCGTCAGACGTCGGTCAGGACGGTTTGGCGGTGGTCCAGAACCAAGACTGGAAGCCCACTCGCAGTCTGATAGAACACGTGTTTGTGACGGATGTCACTGCTAATCTGGTGACTGTCACAGTGAAGGAGTCTCCAACCAGCGTGGGCTTCTTCAGCATCCGGAACTACTGA